Part of the Elusimicrobiota bacterium genome, TGGACGCGGGGGCGGCCACGTTCATGAGCGCGTTCAACGACCTGAACGGCGTTCCGGCCAGCGCCAACCGGAGTACAATAGGTGGGGTGCTGCGGGGGGAATGGAAATTCAGGGGATTCGTGGTCAGCGATTACAACTCCGTGCAGGAACTGATAGCGCACGGTCTGGCTTCCGACGAGGAAGACGCGGCCGTAAAAGCGCTGTCGTCAGGCGTGGACATGGAAATGGTCAGCACGCTTTACCGCGGTAAAGGCCCAGCCGCCCTGTCAGCCGGTAAAATTTCAGCCAAAACACTGAATGCTTCGGTCCGGCGGGTGCTGGAAGCAAAATTCCGCGCGGGGATATTTGAAAACCCATATATCGCGCCGGAACTGGAAACAAGAAGCTTCAGGACGCCGGAAAACCTGGAACTGGCAAAAGCGGCGGCGCTTGAATCGCTGGTGCTGCTTAAGAATGTCGGCGGACTGCTGCCGCTGGACCCCGCCACACGTAAAGTCGTGGTTATCGGGGCGCTGGCCGGAAGCAGGCTTGATATGCTGGGTTCCTGGTCCGGGGACGGAAGGGCGGAGGATGCGGTTACGCTTCTGGAGGCGGTAAAAGAAAATGTTTCCTCAGGGACGATAGTGGCGTATTCCACAAGCTGCCCGGTGACCGGCTGGACGGACGAGGAAATGGACAAGGCCGTCGCAGTCTCGTCCGACTCCGATGTTATAATAGCCGCGGCCGGCGAAACGGCGGATATGAGCGGCGAAGCCGCCTCGCGCTCCTCCATTGCTCTGCCGGGCCGCCAACTGGAACTGCTGGACCGTCTTAAAAAGACCGGCAAACCGGTGGTTGTCGTGCTGTTCAACGGCAGGCCGCTTGAACTGGGCCGCCTTGACGCCGATATTCCGGCAATACTGGAAGCTTGGTATCCGGGCACGGAAGGCGCGCGGGCCGTAGCGCGGGTCCTTTTCGGAAAGGGAAATCCCGGCGGAAAACTGCCGGTGACGTTCCCGCGTTCCATAGGCCAGGTGCCTATTTACTATAACCACCGCAGTCCGGGCCGCCCCGCCGCAGCGTCGGACAAATATACCTCCAAATATCTGGATTCGCCCGTTGAGCCCCTGTATCCTTTCGGCTACGGGCTGAGCTACAGCTCTTTTACGCTTTCCGCCCTGTCCGTATCGCCAGCCAGGATAAAGCCGGATGGAAGCGTTAAAGCGCGGGTTTCCGTGGAGAATATTTCTTCAAAGACGGGCGACGAAGTGGTCCAGCTTTATATCCGCGACGCGGCCGGTTCCGAAACAAGGCCCGTGCGCGAATTGAAAGGTTTTAAACGGGTGACGCTCGCCCCCGGAGAGAAAAAAATGCTTGAATTTGAACTCGGGCCGAAAGAGCTCGGGTATTATTACGCCGGCGGCTTTGCCGTAGAGCCGGGTGTTTTCAGCGTTTACGCGGCAACCTCCTCGGTCGGCGGGCTGGAATCTTCGTTCGAGGTAAACGATAAATGAGACAGATATTTCTGCTGTTTTTTTCCGGTACGCTGCTGATAACGGCCGCGCGCGCGGAGGTTAACCCGGATTCGCGGAGCGGCGCTCCGGGATATGCCCTTGCGGATCTGGACGCCTTAATTGCCATAGGTCCCGATACGGAGCCTGCGCAAGTCCCGCCCTTTTGGCTCCAAAGCAGATCCAAAAAAGCGGGGCAAGCATTAATGCTCATAACGCCGGATCCAAAACCCGCCGATGATGCCGCCGCTGAGAACGGCGTTTTCATAGAGGATCTGTCCCGGCGCTCTTTCCGCTATTTTCTTGATAACTCCGACGCAAATACCGGCCTCGTGCCGGACCGGGCCCGTGCCGACGGTTCGCCGCTTGATCCGGGGCACCGCAACATCGCCAGCCTGGCTTCCACCGGTTTCGGCCTTTCGGCTTTATGCGTTGGTGCCGGCCGCGGCTGGCTCTCTTCCGACGCCGCCGCCTCCCGCGCGCGGAAGACGCTTGAGTTTTTAGCTGAAAAGGCCGTGCAGCAGCACGGCTGGTTCTATCACTGGATGGATTCACGCAGCGGCAGCAGGGCCTGGAACAGCGAGATATCCTCCATAGACACCGCGCTGTTTCTGGCGGGAGCGCTGAGCGCGAAACAATGCTTTTCCGCCTATCCCGATATCGGCCTTCTGGCTGATAAAATATACCGGCGCGTGGATTTCCAGTGGATGCTCGCCGGAGATAAAAATATCCTTTCCCACGGCTGGACTCCCGAGAACGGATTTCTCTCCTCCAGGTGGGACACCCATAGCGA contains:
- a CDS encoding glycoside hydrolase family 3 C-terminal domain-containing protein yields the protein MKTGMSAPARAPLYKDPRFSPEKRARDLLGRMTVEEKFGQLQQLDGNYDGPYRKEHLELARKGQLGSTLNVRFAKNVNELQKEAVENSRLGIPILFGFDVIHGFRTIFPIPLGEAAQWDPQMAEKSAAVAAAEAYASGLKWTFAPMADIARDPRWGRIAEGSGEDPYLGSALAAARVRGFQGADFGAPGKIMACAKHWVGYGAAEAGRDYNYTDISESSLRNIYYPPFKAAVDAGAATFMSAFNDLNGVPASANRSTIGGVLRGEWKFRGFVVSDYNSVQELIAHGLASDEEDAAVKALSSGVDMEMVSTLYRGKGPAALSAGKISAKTLNASVRRVLEAKFRAGIFENPYIAPELETRSFRTPENLELAKAAALESLVLLKNVGGLLPLDPATRKVVVIGALAGSRLDMLGSWSGDGRAEDAVTLLEAVKENVSSGTIVAYSTSCPVTGWTDEEMDKAVAVSSDSDVIIAAAGETADMSGEAASRSSIALPGRQLELLDRLKKTGKPVVVVLFNGRPLELGRLDADIPAILEAWYPGTEGARAVARVLFGKGNPGGKLPVTFPRSIGQVPIYYNHRSPGRPAAASDKYTSKYLDSPVEPLYPFGYGLSYSSFTLSALSVSPARIKPDGSVKARVSVENISSKTGDEVVQLYIRDAAGSETRPVRELKGFKRVTLAPGEKKMLEFELGPKELGYYYAGGFAVEPGVFSVYAATSSVGGLESSFEVNDK